The following proteins come from a genomic window of Halomicroarcula saliterrae:
- a CDS encoding THUMP domain-containing protein, whose protein sequence is MYVLELGGQDDPFARREAASAASGVSPLAPGLATARGVTDRVRHLAYTHRACELVGTGEPDIASAAAVLDAATLAREGTVAVRAVDVRASTRVDSQRAERELGGVLTDRGFAVDLDDPDHTLYAYFSDPAGDDETGDDAGEPCCALGWAAVESRRDFGGRQPTERPFFQPGSMAPLEARALVNIAGARPDATVVDPMCGTGGLLLEAGLVGARAVGGDAQEKMVRGTRRNLGHVLDGDGHPDPAVYPEPGDWDLFRADAARLPLADGVADAVVFDAPYGRQSRIEGELDPLVSGALAESRRIAPRCVLVADRDWRHLAREAGWTVAQLFERRVHRSLVRHVHVLK, encoded by the coding sequence GTGTACGTCCTCGAACTCGGCGGACAGGACGACCCCTTCGCGCGGCGGGAAGCCGCGAGCGCGGCCAGCGGCGTCTCGCCGCTCGCGCCCGGGCTCGCGACCGCTCGCGGCGTCACCGACCGCGTCCGCCACCTCGCATACACCCACAGAGCCTGCGAGCTCGTCGGGACCGGCGAGCCGGATATCGCGAGCGCGGCCGCGGTCCTCGACGCCGCGACGCTCGCGCGCGAGGGAACCGTCGCGGTCCGGGCCGTCGACGTGCGCGCGAGCACCCGCGTCGACAGCCAGCGGGCCGAACGCGAACTCGGCGGCGTCCTCACTGACCGCGGGTTCGCCGTCGACCTCGACGACCCCGACCACACGCTCTACGCGTACTTCTCGGACCCCGCTGGCGACGACGAGACCGGCGACGACGCGGGCGAGCCCTGCTGTGCGCTGGGCTGGGCCGCCGTCGAGAGCCGGCGCGATTTCGGCGGCCGCCAGCCGACCGAGCGCCCCTTCTTCCAGCCCGGCAGCATGGCCCCGCTGGAGGCCCGCGCGCTGGTCAACATCGCCGGCGCGCGACCCGACGCGACCGTCGTCGACCCGATGTGTGGCACCGGCGGCCTCCTGCTGGAGGCCGGGCTCGTCGGCGCCCGCGCCGTCGGCGGCGACGCACAGGAAAAGATGGTCCGTGGCACGCGCCGGAACCTCGGCCACGTGCTCGACGGCGACGGCCACCCCGACCCCGCCGTGTATCCCGAACCGGGCGACTGGGACCTCTTCCGCGCGGACGCGGCGCGTCTCCCGCTCGCCGACGGGGTCGCCGACGCCGTCGTGTTCGACGCCCCCTACGGCCGTCAGTCGCGCATCGAGGGCGAGCTCGACCCCCTCGTTTCCGGTGCGCTCGCCGAGTCCCGCCGCATCGCGCCCCGGTGCGTGCTGGTAGCCGACCGCGACTGGCGCCACCTCGCCCGCGAGGCCGGCTGGACCGTCGCCCAGCTGTTCGAGCGCCGCGTCCACCGGTCCCTTGTCAGGCACGTTCACGTGCTGAAGTGA
- a CDS encoding TATA-box-binding protein, producing the protein MVDPKETINIENVVASTGIGQELDLQSVAMDLEGADYDPEQFPGLVYRTQDPKSAALIFRSGKIVCTGAKSTDDVHQSLRIVFDKLRDLNIQVDDDPEIVVQNIVTSADLGRNLNLNAIAIGLGLENIEYEPEQFPGLVYRLDEPDVVALLFGSGKLVITGGKKPDDAKEAVDKIVSRLEELGLLD; encoded by the coding sequence ATGGTTGACCCCAAGGAGACCATCAACATCGAAAACGTCGTCGCCTCGACCGGTATCGGCCAGGAGCTCGACCTCCAGAGCGTGGCGATGGACCTCGAGGGTGCCGACTACGATCCAGAGCAGTTCCCGGGACTGGTCTACCGCACGCAGGACCCAAAGTCCGCGGCGCTGATCTTCCGTTCGGGTAAAATCGTCTGTACCGGCGCGAAATCGACCGACGATGTCCACCAGAGCCTGCGCATCGTCTTCGATAAGCTCCGCGATCTGAACATTCAGGTGGACGACGACCCCGAAATCGTCGTCCAGAACATCGTCACGTCGGCGGACCTGGGTCGGAACCTCAACCTCAACGCCATCGCGATCGGCCTGGGGCTGGAGAACATCGAGTACGAGCCCGAGCAGTTCCCCGGGCTGGTCTATCGACTCGACGAGCCCGACGTCGTCGCGCTCCTCTTCGGTTCCGGGAAGCTCGTCATCACCGGCGGGAAAAAGCCCGACGACGCCAAGGAGGCCGTCGACAAGATCGTCTCCCGGCTCGAAGAGCTCGGGCTGCTGGACTGA
- a CDS encoding DUF7473 family protein, translating into MLQAGTPSLTGGGVLAVVVTLLLTWLFYAVTLHLAATFFIGETPTQLAAKAALVPAIVSMLLQQWGVSSGLVSPSIGVLVVVVATLIADGIGISLSYRLSTGSTAPLVALHLAFAAVLGFALNNIFGLI; encoded by the coding sequence ATGCTTCAGGCCGGCACGCCGAGTCTGACGGGCGGCGGCGTCCTCGCGGTCGTCGTCACGCTCTTGCTCACGTGGCTGTTCTACGCGGTCACGCTCCATCTAGCGGCGACCTTCTTCATCGGGGAGACGCCGACGCAGCTGGCGGCGAAGGCCGCCCTCGTCCCCGCGATCGTCTCGATGTTGCTCCAGCAGTGGGGCGTGTCTTCGGGACTCGTCTCGCCCAGCATCGGCGTGCTCGTCGTCGTCGTGGCCACGCTCATCGCCGACGGTATCGGCATCAGCCTCTCCTATCGCCTCTCGACGGGGTCGACCGCGCCGCTCGTCGCGCTGCATCTGGCTTTCGCCGCCGTGCTTGGCTTCGCGCTGAACAACATTTTCGGCCTCATCTAG
- a CDS encoding MFS transporter, whose protein sequence is MDGNDRAIVTFTGLAHALVHTYELSIPILVVVWLTEFPVSTALLGTVVAVGYALFGAGALPGGVLTDRYGSNRLVTACLVGMGASFLLLSVAPNVPAIAVALGLWGLSASVYHPAGLALISTGVEERGSGFAYHGMAGNAGIALGPLVTALLLLVADWRVVVALLVSPAVAAVAYARTAEFDETAAVSPEDGAPSADGGDAADGPPNSLGAFLADSRALFTTGFTLAMLVVMANGLFYRGTLTFLPDVLGGFLPPVGDVFGLFAGSALAAEFDLAFYLYAGLLTVGIGGQYVGGKLTDRIETPTGLAAVFTGLAVVAVLFVPAAQAGVAPLLAVSALLGFLLFTLQPLYQATIAEYSPPGDRGLSYGYTYLCSFGIGAAGAAISGYLLSAVGVRGTFVGLAAFPLVGLAFALALWRLDG, encoded by the coding sequence ATGGACGGAAACGACCGCGCTATCGTCACCTTCACCGGGCTGGCCCACGCGCTCGTCCACACCTACGAGCTCTCTATTCCCATTCTCGTCGTCGTCTGGCTCACCGAGTTCCCCGTCTCGACGGCGCTGCTGGGGACTGTCGTCGCCGTCGGCTACGCCCTCTTCGGTGCGGGCGCGCTACCGGGCGGCGTGCTGACGGACCGCTACGGCTCGAACCGGCTCGTCACCGCCTGTCTGGTCGGCATGGGCGCCTCCTTTCTCCTGTTGAGCGTCGCCCCGAACGTCCCGGCTATCGCCGTCGCGCTGGGCCTGTGGGGGCTCTCGGCTAGCGTCTACCACCCCGCGGGGCTCGCGCTCATCTCGACTGGTGTCGAGGAACGCGGCAGCGGGTTCGCCTACCACGGGATGGCCGGCAACGCCGGCATCGCGCTGGGCCCGCTCGTCACCGCCCTGCTCTTGCTGGTGGCCGACTGGCGCGTCGTGGTCGCCCTACTCGTCTCTCCCGCCGTCGCCGCCGTGGCCTACGCCCGCACCGCCGAGTTCGACGAGACGGCGGCGGTGAGTCCGGAAGACGGTGCGCCCAGTGCCGACGGCGGGGACGCGGCCGACGGCCCGCCGAACTCCCTCGGCGCCTTTCTGGCCGACAGCCGCGCGCTCTTTACCACCGGCTTCACGCTCGCGATGCTCGTCGTGATGGCCAACGGCCTCTTCTATCGCGGGACGCTCACCTTCCTCCCGGACGTACTCGGGGGCTTTCTCCCGCCGGTCGGCGACGTGTTCGGCCTGTTCGCCGGGAGCGCGCTCGCCGCCGAGTTCGACCTCGCGTTCTACCTCTATGCGGGCCTCCTGACGGTCGGTATCGGCGGTCAGTACGTCGGCGGGAAGCTCACCGACCGCATCGAGACGCCGACCGGGCTGGCGGCGGTCTTTACCGGCCTCGCGGTGGTCGCCGTCCTCTTCGTCCCCGCCGCACAGGCCGGTGTGGCGCCGCTGCTGGCGGTCAGCGCGCTGCTTGGCTTTCTCCTCTTTACGCTCCAGCCGCTCTACCAGGCCACCATCGCCGAGTACAGCCCGCCCGGCGACCGCGGGCTCTCGTATGGCTACACGTACCTCTGCTCGTTCGGTATCGGCGCGGCCGGCGCGGCTATCTCGGGGTATCTGCTGTCGGCCGTCGGCGTTCGGGGGACCTTCGTCGGTCTGGCCGCGTTCCCGCTGGTCGGGCTCGCGTTCGCGCTGGCGTTGTGGCGGCTGGACGGGTGA
- a CDS encoding NAD-dependent epimerase/dehydratase family protein yields the protein MEYLVTGATGLVGSHVVHQLVDAGHDVVGVTRSASNASHLPSEVTVVEGDITDKESLREPMTGVDGVFHIAAWAYVGPGPENEATAQRVNVEGTRNVLELMDELAVPKGVYTSTAGFYDDTGDEPVDESDDPTKPSSPVYLRTKWEAHYEVARPMMDDGLPLVVVLPGNAFGRWDKPYGTNRGVLRDYLQEDLPMVPRDWAFPFEHAADTARSHVRAMERGEPGEEYIVAGETRTMADMFALAEDITGVPAPRTAPSSVFGLMAGAMGVVERVATPPEGLRAETLAFLSGKDVAVDNSKAKRELGIDHRPLEDGLREYFEWEREQLATEA from the coding sequence ATGGAGTATCTCGTCACCGGCGCGACGGGACTAGTCGGCTCACACGTCGTCCACCAGCTCGTCGACGCCGGCCACGACGTCGTCGGGGTGACGCGCTCGGCGTCGAACGCGAGCCATCTGCCGAGCGAGGTCACGGTCGTCGAGGGCGATATCACGGACAAAGAGAGCCTGCGTGAACCGATGACAGGCGTCGACGGCGTCTTCCACATCGCGGCGTGGGCCTACGTCGGCCCGGGGCCGGAAAACGAGGCCACGGCACAGCGCGTCAACGTCGAGGGGACGCGGAACGTGCTGGAACTGATGGACGAACTGGCCGTCCCGAAAGGCGTCTACACCAGTACGGCGGGTTTCTACGACGACACGGGCGATGAGCCGGTCGACGAGTCCGACGACCCGACGAAACCGTCCTCGCCCGTCTACCTCCGCACGAAGTGGGAGGCCCACTACGAGGTCGCGCGGCCGATGATGGACGACGGGCTCCCGCTCGTCGTCGTCCTGCCCGGCAACGCCTTCGGGCGGTGGGACAAGCCCTACGGGACGAACCGCGGCGTCCTGCGGGACTACCTGCAGGAAGACCTACCGATGGTCCCCCGCGACTGGGCGTTCCCGTTCGAGCACGCCGCCGACACCGCCAGATCACACGTCCGGGCGATGGAGCGAGGCGAGCCGGGCGAGGAGTACATCGTCGCGGGCGAGACGCGGACGATGGCGGACATGTTCGCCCTGGCCGAGGACATCACCGGCGTCCCGGCACCCCGGACGGCCCCGTCCTCGGTGTTCGGCCTCATGGCCGGCGCGATGGGGGTCGTCGAGCGCGTCGCGACGCCGCCCGAGGGACTCCGGGCGGAGACGCTCGCGTTCCTGAGCGGCAAGGACGTCGCGGTCGACAACTCGAAGGCGAAACGGGAGCTCGGCATCGACCACCGGCCGCTCGAAGACGGCTTGCGGGAGTACTTCGAGTGGGAACGGGAGCAGCTGGCGACGGAGGCGTGA
- the hisG gene encoding ATP phosphoribosyltransferase: protein MRIAVPNKGRLHEPAEDLLERAGLHIVDGADRQLYADTVDPEVTVLYARAADIPEYVSDGAADIGITGLDQVRESEVTNLAELLDLEFGSCRLVLAAPEEGDIETVYDLDGGTVATEFPNIAKAYFADLDVTVDIAEVSGATELTPHVDIADGIIDITSTGTTLRMNRLGIIDEVLASSVRLFAREDVADDEKVQQVEMALHSVLSAEGKRYLMMNVPENAVADVKDVLPGMGGPTVMDIAGSDDVAVHAVVDDSHVFETINDLKQVGASDVLVTEIERLVE from the coding sequence ATGCGAATCGCCGTCCCCAACAAGGGTCGTTTGCACGAACCGGCCGAGGACTTGCTCGAACGGGCCGGCCTCCACATCGTCGACGGAGCCGACCGCCAGCTGTACGCCGACACCGTCGACCCAGAGGTGACGGTGCTGTACGCCCGCGCGGCCGACATCCCGGAGTACGTCTCGGACGGCGCGGCCGACATCGGCATCACCGGGCTGGACCAGGTCCGCGAGTCCGAGGTCACGAACCTGGCGGAGCTGCTGGACCTCGAGTTCGGGAGCTGCCGGCTTGTGCTCGCCGCGCCGGAAGAGGGCGACATCGAGACCGTCTACGACCTCGACGGCGGCACTGTCGCCACGGAGTTCCCCAACATAGCGAAGGCGTACTTCGCCGACCTCGACGTCACCGTGGACATCGCCGAGGTCTCGGGCGCGACGGAGCTGACGCCCCACGTCGACATCGCCGACGGCATCATCGACATCACCTCGACGGGGACGACGCTACGGATGAACCGGCTGGGTATCATCGACGAGGTGCTCGCCTCCTCGGTTCGGCTGTTCGCCCGCGAGGACGTGGCCGACGACGAGAAAGTCCAGCAGGTCGAGATGGCGCTGCACTCGGTGCTGTCGGCGGAGGGCAAGCGGTATCTGATGATGAACGTCCCCGAGAACGCAGTTGCCGACGTGAAGGACGTGCTTCCGGGGATGGGCGGCCCGACAGTGATGGACATCGCCGGGAGCGACGACGTCGCCGTCCACGCCGTCGTCGACGACAGCCACGTCTTCGAGACCATCAACGACCTCAAGCAGGTCGGGGCGAGCGACGTGCTCGTGACCGAAATCGAGCGCCTCGTCGAGTGA
- a CDS encoding MFS transporter: MGVSDRVRGVVSDSRAGNPYRLLAAVAAGWFLVLGMRFVVPAVLPTIRAEFGISNTRAGIAVTVLWLTYAAMQFPAGVYIDRVGERALLVGSALLSGVGLLGYLASPTYTLFVLATAGFGLGTGLYGPPRGTLLSRTFDDSEGVAFGAVMAAGSVGSAVLPLVAALVTTRYGWRVGLAAAVPCFALVAVALWLSISDRETATADRSLRADLRAVVDGLSDRRLAVAVVGAMVMLVVFQAVTAFLTTYLVATRDFSQGTAGALLSGLFVGGALSQAVTGRLADRYGSPKVLVGVTVVSAVPLALVPVLEGRLLLGLGATAIGVRMSSGPLTNAYIVDLLPDPVEGTGWGLLRTGFFSVGAMGSTVVGAFADRGLFDLSFYVMAALTLLAGGLFLSLPRRE; the protein is encoded by the coding sequence ATGGGTGTCAGCGACCGGGTCCGGGGCGTCGTCAGCGACTCGCGGGCTGGCAACCCCTACCGCCTGCTCGCGGCCGTCGCGGCCGGCTGGTTCCTCGTGCTGGGGATGCGTTTCGTCGTGCCCGCCGTCCTCCCCACCATCCGCGCGGAGTTCGGCATCTCCAACACTCGGGCCGGCATCGCGGTCACCGTCCTCTGGCTCACCTACGCCGCGATGCAGTTCCCCGCCGGCGTCTACATCGACCGCGTCGGCGAGCGGGCGCTGCTCGTCGGGTCGGCGCTGCTCTCCGGCGTGGGTCTGCTCGGTTACCTCGCCTCGCCGACCTACACCCTGTTCGTGCTGGCCACCGCCGGGTTCGGCCTCGGAACCGGACTCTACGGACCGCCGCGTGGCACCCTGCTCTCGCGGACCTTCGACGACAGCGAGGGGGTCGCCTTCGGCGCGGTGATGGCCGCCGGCTCCGTCGGCTCGGCAGTGCTGCCCCTCGTCGCCGCGCTGGTGACCACCCGCTACGGCTGGCGCGTCGGCCTCGCGGCGGCGGTCCCCTGCTTCGCGCTCGTCGCCGTCGCGCTCTGGTTGAGCATCTCCGACCGGGAGACGGCCACGGCGGACCGCTCGCTGCGGGCCGACCTCCGGGCGGTCGTCGATGGGCTGAGCGACCGACGGCTCGCCGTCGCCGTCGTCGGCGCGATGGTCATGCTGGTCGTCTTCCAGGCCGTGACGGCGTTCCTGACGACGTATCTCGTCGCGACGCGGGACTTCTCCCAGGGGACCGCCGGAGCCCTCCTCTCGGGACTCTTCGTCGGCGGCGCGCTCTCACAGGCCGTGACCGGCCGATTGGCCGACCGTTACGGCTCGCCGAAGGTGCTGGTCGGGGTCACGGTCGTCAGCGCCGTTCCGCTCGCGCTCGTGCCAGTGCTCGAAGGACGGCTCCTCCTCGGCCTCGGCGCGACCGCCATCGGCGTCCGGATGAGCTCCGGCCCGCTGACGAACGCCTACATCGTCGACCTGCTCCCCGACCCCGTCGAGGGGACCGGCTGGGGCCTCTTGCGGACCGGCTTCTTCTCCGTCGGCGCGATGGGGTCGACAGTCGTCGGGGCGTTCGCCGACCGCGGCCTGTTCGACCTCTCCTTCTACGTGATGGCCGCGCTGACGCTGCTCGCGGGTGGGCTGTTTCTGTCGTTGCCACGGCGGGAGTAG
- a CDS encoding amidohydrolase, translating into MTELLVAGGQVLRPDTTVERADVLVDQDSGDILAVDDPGELTGDDTLDASDGLVIPGLVNAHTHVAMTLLRGYADDKPLDAWLQEDIWPVEAELTPEDVRVGAELGLVEMIRSGTTALSDMYFHVDEIAAAVEESGLRAVLGHTAVTVAKDEAGARADMQASLDTALDLDGAADGRIKTTFQPHSLTTVGEEYLREFVPEAVEAGLPIHLHANETTDEVEPLVDEHGARPLEYADDVGLLGEDTFLAHCVHVDETEIDLLAETGTGAVHCPASNMKLASGMAPVQRLLDAGVTVALGTDGAASNNDLDMFDEMRDAAMVGKLAADDASAVPAGAVVEMATANGADLLGFESGRIEAGANADLAVLDLDAAHLTPAHDLVSHLAYAARGSDVCHTVCDGDVLMRDRDLTVFDERAVRDRASDRARALIDRAAE; encoded by the coding sequence ATGACCGAACTCCTCGTTGCCGGCGGTCAGGTACTGCGGCCCGATACGACAGTCGAACGCGCCGACGTGCTCGTCGACCAGGACAGCGGCGACATCCTCGCTGTCGACGACCCCGGCGAACTGACCGGCGACGACACGCTCGATGCCAGCGACGGGCTCGTCATCCCCGGACTCGTCAACGCACACACGCACGTCGCGATGACGCTCCTCAGAGGGTACGCCGACGACAAGCCCCTCGACGCGTGGCTCCAGGAGGACATCTGGCCGGTCGAGGCCGAACTGACGCCCGAGGACGTCCGCGTCGGCGCCGAGCTCGGACTGGTGGAGATGATTCGGTCGGGGACGACGGCGCTCTCGGATATGTACTTCCACGTCGACGAGATAGCGGCGGCCGTCGAGGAGAGCGGCCTGCGGGCCGTGCTGGGCCACACCGCCGTCACCGTCGCGAAGGACGAGGCTGGTGCGCGGGCGGACATGCAGGCAAGCCTCGACACGGCCCTCGACCTCGACGGCGCGGCCGACGGGCGCATCAAGACAACCTTCCAGCCCCACAGCCTGACGACCGTCGGTGAGGAGTACCTGCGGGAATTCGTCCCCGAGGCCGTCGAGGCGGGTCTGCCCATCCATCTGCACGCCAACGAGACGACCGACGAGGTCGAACCACTCGTCGACGAGCACGGCGCTCGGCCGCTCGAATACGCCGACGACGTGGGGTTGCTCGGCGAGGACACCTTCCTCGCACACTGTGTCCACGTCGACGAGACCGAAATCGACCTGCTGGCCGAGACCGGCACCGGCGCGGTCCACTGCCCGGCCTCGAACATGAAACTCGCCAGCGGCATGGCGCCGGTCCAGCGACTGCTCGACGCCGGTGTCACCGTGGCGCTGGGCACCGACGGCGCGGCCTCGAACAACGACCTCGACATGTTCGACGAGATGCGTGACGCCGCGATGGTCGGGAAACTCGCCGCTGACGACGCCAGCGCCGTCCCCGCGGGGGCGGTCGTCGAGATGGCCACGGCGAACGGGGCCGACCTGCTTGGCTTCGAGTCGGGACGCATCGAGGCGGGTGCGAACGCCGACCTCGCCGTGCTGGACCTCGACGCGGCACACCTCACGCCCGCCCACGACCTCGTCTCGCATCTGGCCTACGCGGCCCGGGGCAGCGACGTGTGCCACACGGTCTGTGACGGCGACGTGCTCATGCGGGACCGCGATCTGACGGTGTTCGACGAGCGGGCGGTCCGCGACCGGGCGAGCGACCGCGCCCGGGCGCTTATCGACCGCGCGGCCGAATGA